In Mytilus edulis chromosome 4, xbMytEdul2.2, whole genome shotgun sequence, the following proteins share a genomic window:
- the LOC139520689 gene encoding uncharacterized protein translates to MEMASNQVLAPMPAVSNQNYSDSAENIVYLSPTKFKMRLLKRLVSVESKQDLKTASIFKRQQSENGLQASIVLPNGEIGTIYSLDKTKKQLSRQSSQNEDIGSSVLSSKSVLPVLSQENGMEKDDVDAFGLQSPEPKCYRRPLKLPPIMLPSVYSTKTYPLGKPDLSYRPPPPPITDEEWDELKDCRYLRPAPKRFRDREISNRSY, encoded by the coding sequence ATGGAGATGGCTTCAAACCAAGTGCTAGCTCCTATGCCAGCTGTGTCTAACCAAAACTATTCAGACAGTGCAGAAAATATAGTTTACCTTTCACCAACGAAATTTAAAATGCGACTTTTAAAACGTCTTGTTTCTGTGGAATCCAAACAAGATTTAAAGACGGCATCAATATTCAAAAGACAACAAAGTGAAAACGGACTTCAAGCTTCTATTGTATTACCAAATGGTGAAATAGGAACAATTTATTCTcttgataaaacaaaaaagcaattGTCAAGACAGAGTTCGCAGAATGAAGATATTGGATCTTCCGTGCTTTCTAGTAAATCAGTTTTACCAGTCTTGTCGCAAGAAAACGGTATGGAGAAAGACGACGTCGATGCTTTTGGACTTCAGAGCCCGGAACCAAAGTGTTACAGAAGACCTTTAAAACTTCCACCAATCATGCTGCCGTCTGTCTATAGTACTAAAACATATCCTCTAGGCAAACCAGACCTCTCGTATAGACCCCCTCCTCCACCGATTACCGACGAAGAATGGGACGAATTGAAAGATTGTAGATATTTACGACCAGCACCGAAAAGATTCAGAGACAGAGAAATTTCAAACCGCTCTTATTAA